From Geomonas agri, one genomic window encodes:
- a CDS encoding multiheme c-type cytochrome produces the protein MLKRVLSVLVCLLTVGVLYAWSATTWQLQTKLSTTGGTLKVRNNATQTTAGSVVYTNFTTSANVPVTVSANVGYKISALTKSGTAVPLGNYTTQYATTFNKANGTTQSLVAGFIARQYKVTATAVGPGSISATSVLVSYNSSAVLTATPTYTNCYLMGVTGGTVADIYGSPVSYPYGGAVKITVANVTGPRTVTATFMQAAVNAGVDQVAQTNQVVNLTGTLTGSGTLAWSFVSGPATVDTSAWNTLTPSFIPVVPGTYVLQLAEMAGTKTLASDTVQITVTSSVTGYMRTNCNGCHSSHGVYPSTAFSLWSTGSHKTAGIHCITCHTNSAMPTPVNTNTVNSSTFTIAYASAGTVGSNFCATCHPTSIVTAFSGSPHNANGLTCSTCHTGGGHRPDVADSVCNGCHRDSSGNVANHPFAIGANPCIACHNPHSTAGSAAGATSVHFNTMTAAGYPASYVTSRSNCSNCHADSSANLAVRQQWARSAHAAVADAPWKGEDFKTKAGCVQCHTTTGFVAWSSAKITAAWGSAADKTKEVLSCVGCHSDISNGILRSVTPVRPYAEDSGYQNPNLGKSNICLGCHSGINNGQSIAVRRDNYADFGNLKFIDPHFMAVGGTSYAKGGYHFPGRSYSGESTHTRLGLSDASGPCVACHKNASSGHTFVTGALPVCASCHGSSLSEAGLAAERAAFLNGLEILKAQLAANGFVTTSPTAGFSTTNWGSGENGANTMGAAFNYVLLASEPGGYAHNPKYAQQLLLDSIDFLDNAQLDNSVATLAIPNLVASGAISQAMADSFAIYQVKDSCTTCHGGSAASATPMATGGHSAHVTLAYGPGNYFGNGVTACQNCHSFDPATHLNGSVDLINGAGSACVGCHPGGLPSWSGGRLSCTSCHAAQPSVLPNGVAAPYQANFDSTGHGRYVASSRCTDCHDQNSRHISGALGSYTRLSVSGNTLCASCHNNAALVRPAFLNMSSHFTAKGSGQTMGCVACHDTHGSANHSMIRSMINGVAITFTNSTTGLVDQGTNLGLCQVCHTVTAHFRAGVPETGHPSTGCLNCHRHNAAGGAFKPFGTCDACHGYPPVPKRVGLSFGTMNNWSGARFESYSGGGGAHLSHVAKTAKASEGWNNCTPCHSGGAANHLMVLPIKDHQSNVTVTVDTQYSFTAGSAPLYDSGKSCSNVSCHAVKAGSFSYYSYNAGTDEYDLITVNYGGAQRTPAWNATGQLCAACHGNPPANGRVWHSGQHGNQGPTSSLNQCQLCHPDVSSVNGQGTTITNPAQHRNGTVNVQGAFKSTCFGCH, from the coding sequence ATGTTGAAGAGAGTACTATCTGTTCTCGTCTGCCTGCTGACGGTGGGGGTTCTGTATGCTTGGTCCGCTACCACATGGCAGTTGCAGACGAAGCTGAGTACGACGGGTGGAACGCTCAAGGTGCGCAACAATGCCACCCAGACCACTGCCGGCAGTGTCGTGTACACCAACTTCACCACCAGCGCCAATGTGCCGGTGACGGTCTCGGCGAATGTGGGGTACAAGATCTCCGCCTTGACCAAGAGCGGCACTGCGGTGCCTCTCGGCAACTACACCACCCAGTATGCGACGACCTTCAACAAGGCAAACGGCACCACGCAATCCCTGGTGGCCGGTTTCATTGCGAGGCAGTACAAGGTAACTGCCACCGCCGTAGGGCCCGGCAGCATCTCTGCCACTTCCGTACTGGTCTCCTATAACAGCTCGGCGGTTCTGACGGCAACGCCAACCTATACCAACTGCTACCTCATGGGGGTGACCGGCGGCACCGTGGCCGATATCTACGGAAGTCCTGTCAGCTACCCCTACGGTGGTGCTGTCAAGATCACCGTCGCCAATGTCACCGGGCCGCGAACGGTGACCGCAACGTTCATGCAGGCCGCCGTCAATGCCGGTGTGGACCAGGTAGCGCAGACCAACCAGGTGGTCAACCTGACCGGTACCCTCACCGGAAGCGGCACCCTCGCCTGGAGCTTTGTGAGCGGTCCCGCCACCGTCGACACAAGCGCCTGGAACACCCTGACCCCCTCCTTCATCCCCGTCGTTCCGGGTACCTACGTTCTGCAACTGGCAGAGATGGCGGGGACCAAGACGCTTGCCTCCGACACGGTACAGATCACCGTCACCAGCTCGGTAACCGGCTACATGCGCACCAATTGCAACGGCTGCCACAGCTCGCACGGGGTGTACCCTTCCACGGCGTTCTCTTTGTGGTCGACCGGATCGCACAAGACGGCCGGGATACACTGCATAACCTGTCACACCAATTCGGCGATGCCAACGCCGGTCAACACCAACACGGTGAACAGTTCCACGTTCACGATCGCCTACGCAAGTGCCGGGACCGTCGGATCCAATTTTTGCGCTACCTGCCACCCGACCTCGATCGTCACGGCATTTTCCGGCTCGCCCCACAATGCCAACGGCCTGACCTGCTCGACCTGCCACACGGGGGGCGGCCACCGGCCTGACGTCGCCGACAGTGTCTGCAACGGTTGCCACCGCGACTCCAGCGGCAACGTGGCCAACCACCCGTTTGCCATCGGCGCCAATCCCTGCATCGCCTGCCATAACCCGCACAGTACTGCAGGAAGTGCCGCAGGGGCGACCTCCGTGCACTTCAACACCATGACCGCCGCCGGCTACCCGGCCTCCTACGTGACCTCGCGCTCCAACTGCTCCAACTGCCATGCCGACAGCAGTGCAAACCTCGCGGTGCGTCAGCAGTGGGCGCGCTCGGCACACGCCGCAGTCGCGGATGCTCCCTGGAAAGGGGAGGACTTCAAGACCAAGGCGGGCTGCGTGCAGTGCCACACCACAACCGGCTTTGTGGCCTGGTCCAGCGCCAAGATTACCGCAGCCTGGGGAAGCGCGGCCGACAAGACTAAGGAGGTGCTGAGCTGTGTCGGCTGCCACAGCGACATCAGCAACGGGATCCTGCGCTCAGTCACTCCGGTGCGCCCCTATGCCGAGGACTCCGGTTACCAGAACCCGAACCTCGGCAAGTCGAACATCTGCCTTGGCTGCCACAGCGGCATCAACAACGGGCAGAGCATCGCGGTCCGGCGCGATAACTACGCCGATTTCGGCAACCTCAAGTTCATCGATCCGCACTTCATGGCGGTGGGCGGCACCAGCTACGCCAAGGGTGGGTACCACTTCCCGGGGCGCAGCTACAGCGGCGAGTCTACCCACACCAGGCTTGGCCTAAGCGACGCGAGCGGCCCCTGTGTCGCCTGCCACAAGAACGCCAGCAGCGGCCACACATTCGTCACCGGGGCGCTGCCGGTCTGTGCCAGCTGCCACGGTAGCTCCCTTAGCGAGGCGGGGCTTGCCGCTGAGCGCGCTGCCTTCCTGAACGGGCTGGAGATTCTCAAGGCGCAGCTTGCCGCTAACGGCTTCGTGACGACCTCCCCGACTGCCGGTTTCAGCACCACCAACTGGGGCTCCGGAGAGAACGGGGCCAACACTATGGGGGCCGCCTTCAACTACGTGCTCCTGGCCAGCGAGCCGGGGGGCTACGCCCACAACCCGAAGTACGCGCAGCAACTGCTGCTCGACTCCATCGATTTCCTCGACAACGCTCAGCTGGACAACTCGGTAGCAACCCTGGCGATCCCCAATCTCGTCGCCTCGGGTGCCATCAGCCAGGCCATGGCGGACAGCTTCGCCATCTACCAGGTGAAAGACAGCTGCACCACCTGCCACGGCGGCAGCGCGGCCAGCGCGACGCCGATGGCCACCGGTGGGCACAGCGCCCACGTAACCCTCGCCTACGGCCCGGGGAACTACTTCGGTAACGGGGTGACTGCCTGCCAGAACTGCCACAGCTTCGATCCTGCCACCCACTTAAACGGCTCGGTGGATCTCATCAACGGGGCGGGTTCCGCCTGCGTCGGCTGCCATCCGGGCGGTCTCCCCTCCTGGAGTGGCGGCCGGTTGTCCTGCACCTCCTGCCACGCGGCGCAGCCGTCGGTACTGCCGAACGGGGTAGCCGCACCGTACCAGGCGAACTTCGACAGCACCGGTCATGGCCGCTACGTCGCAAGCAGCAGGTGTACCGACTGCCACGATCAAAACAGCCGGCACATCTCCGGGGCGCTCGGTTCCTACACCCGCCTGTCCGTTTCCGGAAATACCCTGTGTGCCTCCTGCCACAACAACGCTGCGCTGGTTCGCCCGGCATTCCTCAACATGAGCAGCCACTTCACCGCCAAAGGGAGCGGCCAGACCATGGGGTGCGTCGCCTGCCACGACACCCACGGCAGCGCCAACCATTCCATGATCAGATCCATGATCAATGGCGTCGCCATCACCTTTACCAACAGCACCACGGGGCTGGTCGACCAGGGGACCAACCTCGGGCTTTGCCAGGTTTGCCACACCGTAACCGCGCACTTCCGGGCCGGGGTTCCGGAGACCGGCCACCCGAGCACCGGCTGCCTGAACTGCCATCGCCATAACGCTGCCGGAGGTGCCTTCAAGCCCTTTGGCACCTGCGACGCCTGCCACGGCTATCCGCCAGTGCCCAAGCGCGTCGGTCTTAGCTTCGGCACTATGAACAACTGGTCCGGGGCACGCTTCGAGTCCTACTCGGGCGGTGGCGGAGCGCACTTGTCGCACGTGGCGAAGACGGCCAAGGCTTCGGAGGGATGGAACAACTGCACGCCGTGCCACAGCGGCGGAGCGGCCAACCACCTCATGGTGCTCCCCATCAAGGACCACCAGTCGAACGTGACCGTTACCGTCGATACCCAGTACAGCTTCACTGCGGGTTCTGCGCCGCTGTACGATTCCGGGAAGAGCTGCTCGAACGTATCCTGCCACGCTGTGAAAGCCGGCAGCTTCAGCTATTACTCGTACAACGCGGGAACCGATGAGTACGATTTGATCACGGTGAACTACGGTGGTGCACAGCGTACCCCGGCCTGGAACGCGACCGGCCAGCTGTGCGCGGCCTGCCACGGCAATCCGCCTGCGAACGGCAGGGTATGGCACAGCGGGCAACACGGCAACCAGGGCCCGACCTCGAGCCTGAACCAGTGCCAGTTGTGCCACCCCGACGTGAGCAGCGTGAACGGCCAGGGGACGACGATCACCAACCCGGCGCAGCACCGAAACGGCACGGTCAACGTGCAGGGGGCGTTCAAATCGACCTGCTTCGGGTGCCACTAG